In a single window of the Podarcis raffonei isolate rPodRaf1 chromosome 14, rPodRaf1.pri, whole genome shotgun sequence genome:
- the LOC128401540 gene encoding uncharacterized protein LOC128401540 isoform X3 — protein MGPGLLLASLFCVCFLLHEVDSLSLTENPKKQKAEHMLRINEVNADNPGIDTSEYVELYHISGQQTSLDGYSLVFYNGKGNMAYKVQDLGGFSTNNQGFFLLGSSTVIPKPSVILPNNTIQNGPDAIALYFGAKKLHEGMTVTNEGLVDALVHKSKMSDRADELVRVLTPGVEPFLEDPFFRTTDEALERCQATDSHWFFQAGAPTPAMDNHCIPFSQLNESAMLINEVNIVSSPGEFEFVELQGRPSTQVDGLVLVLIEGSTQEIYFVMEVHGKTSPDGLLLLGPGQFNSSVDLPFPQNTRRPLLRAGANAVALYRGTPASFAVGAAVSATDLLDALVYSTAESADLKLQDVLTPGKPLFHARERSQQNDTSVNRCVCCSVARDPSVYALGKPTPGQFNDCPKRRFGQTISFCLQVADCQEESLEKSKVQMFLSQALDKRCNCGVSPAYFKDPTVACQGPQLVFTAFLTARSTEQLSSLLKAFSLLIESKEVLHFGKWNGTTVKACLRDANMTDGPPGTPVVVPERTTKATPLTELLINEVNSDNPGGREDTEYIELFYPGEAPFALQGYWLVLYNGKNNLAYKVINLSGYRTDERGYFLVGSTGVTPKPQIVLPDNTIQNGLDAVALYRSNPNATYKMNMPLTNVGLVDALVYKARGSDNADKLLAVLAPGQRVLLEDDSHSSQDESLSRCYSLRPRDHSSFQVTEMTPSQENACPPPVSNSTEETPQNHSVVINELGMANHTILYRFIELKGNPGVSLKGYTLMFFSGHNAIPYSTIHLQGTFGSNGLFLILPEGQSKTITPHEQRVMPSVWSNPSLQQVTHSVALSRHALNGTMEEHLKDVAVYTWEMGTSQAHPRLSEPIHFVSREGSRPLSLSRCPSCDKIYAVSDPTPASENHCPQESLFLNLEFCLLTPNCSMWPQNPQMLASLQQALVRSMEESCFCGICQCYLHASFQAWEIALIVVGSIFLVLLLAGTAFYCIKRRPQNYTTIELNDRCEFMADF, from the exons ATGGGGCCTGGCCTATTACTGGCATCTCTGTTCTGTGTGTGCTTCTTGCTGCATGAGGTGGATTCTCTGAGCCTCACTGAGAACCCTAAGAAACAGAAGGCAGAGCACATGCTCCGCATTAATGAGGTCAATGCAGATAACCCAGGAATCGACACCTCGGAGTATGTGGAGTTGTATCACATAAGTGGCCAGCAGACCTCTCTAGATGGCTACTCCTTGGTCTTTTACAATGGCAAGGGCAATATGGCCTACAAAGTCCAGGACCTCGGGGGCTTTTCCACCAATAACCAAGGCTTCTTCCTCTTGGGGTCCTCTACGGTCATTCCGAAGCCATCGGTGATCCTGCCTAACAACACAATCCAGAACGGGCCAGATGCTATTGCACTCTATTTTGGGGCAAAGAAGCTGCATGAAGGAATGACTGTCACCAACGAAGGGCTGGTGGATGCTTTGGTCCATAAGTCTAAAATGAGTGACAGAGCAGATGAGCTGGTCCGTGTTCTGACCCCAGGTGTGGAGCCTTTCCTGGAGGACCCTTTCTTCAGGACTACAGATGAGGCACTGGAGAGATGCCAAGCGACAGATTCTCATTGGTTCTTCCAAGCGGGTGCACCTACCCCAGCCATGGATAACCACTGCATCCCTTTTTCTCAACTGAACGAATCGGCCATGTTGATCAACGAGGTTAACATCGTGTCGTCCCCTGGAGAGTTTGAGTTTGTCGAGCTGCAAGGCCGTCCTTCAACTCAAGTAGATGGCTTGGTACTGGTGTTGATTGAGGGGAGCACCCAAGAGATTTACTTTGTGATGGAGGTGCATGGCAAGACATCCCCTGATGGGCTGCTTCTCCTTGGCCCAGGCCAGTTCAACTCCTCAG TTGACCTGCCATTCCCCCAGAACACCAGAAGACCCCTCCTCAGGGCAGGTGCCAATGCTGTTGCCCTGTACAGAGGGACCCCTGCCAGCTTTGCTGTGGGGGCTGCTGTGTCAGCAACAGACCTCCTGGATGCCTTGGTGTACTCTACAGCTGAAAGTGCCGATTTGAAACTGCAAGATGTCTTGACTCCCGGGAAGCCCCTCTTCCATGCAAGAGAGAG GTCCCAGCAAAATGATACATCTGTGAACCGCTGTGTCTGTTGTTCCGTTGCCCGGGATCCCTCCGTTTATGCTCTCGGCAAGCCCACGCCTGGGCAATTCAATGACTGTCCCAAGAGACGCTTTGGGCAAACCATTTCCTTCTGCCTTCAAGTTGCAG ATTGTCAGGAAGAGTCCCTGGAGAAAAGCAAGGTACAGATGTTTTTGTCCCAAGCCCTGGATAAACGATGCAACTGTGGAGTATCTCCTGCTTATTTCAAAG ATCCTACTGTAGCCTGTCAGGGCCCACAACTGGTTTTCACTGCTTTCCTGACTGCCAGGTCGACAGAGCAACTCAGCAGCCTGCTGAAGGCCTTCTCGCTTCTCATTGAGAGCAAGGAGGTGCTGCACTTTGGGAAATGGAACGGAACGACGGTGAAGGCTTGCTTGAGAGATGCTAACATGACAGATGGGCCTCCAGGTACTCCAG TGGTCGTGCCAGAAAGGACAACCAAAGCAACTCCCTTGACTGAGCTGCTTATCAACGAAGTGAATTCAGACAACCCGGGAGGCCGAGAGGACACTGAATACATCGAGCTCTTCTACCCCGGGGAAGCACCGTTTGCTCTCCAGGGCTACTGGCTTGTGCTTTACAATGGGAAGAACAACTTGGCTTACAAGGTGATAAACCTGTCGGGCTACAGGACCGACGAGCGGGGCTACTTCCTGGTGGGTAGCACTGGGGTGACCCCCAAGCCCCAGATTGTCCTGCCTGACAATACCATCCAGAATGGACTGGACGCTGTGGCTCTCTACCGCAGCAATCCCAACGCCACCTACAAAATGAACATGCCCCTAACCAATGTGGGGCTGGTGGATGCCCTCGTCTACAAGGCCCGGGGCTCAGACAACGCCGACAAGCTGCTTGCTGTTCTTGCCCCAGGCCAGAGGGTCCTGCTTGAAGAcgattctcacagcagccaagacGAGTCCCTCAGCCGATGTTACAGCCTGCGGCCGAGAGACCACAGCAGCTTCCAG GTGACAGAAATGACTCCTTCCCAGGAAAATGCTTGCCCACCTCCTGTCTCAAATTCCACAGAGGAAACGCCCCAGAACCACTCAGTCGTAATCAATGAACTGGGCATGGCCAACCACACCATTCTGTACCGATTCATTGAGCTGAAAGGGAATCCTGGTGTCAGCTTGAAAGGGTACACCTTGATGTTCTTTTCCGGGCACAATGCCATACCATACAGCACTATTCATCTGCAGGGCACATTTGGAAGCAATGGTTTGTTCCTCATCTTGCCAGAAGGACAGTCCAAGACTATCACGCCTCACG AGCAACGAGTGATGCCCTCTGTTTGGAGCAATCCCTCCTTGCAACAAGTGACCCATTCTGTGGCACTCTCCAGGCATGCTCTGAATGGCACTATGGAGGAGCACCTCAAAGATGTTGCCGTTTATACATGGGAGATGGGTACAAGCCAAGCTCATCCTCGTCTTTCTGAACCGATCCACTTTGTATCTAGGGAAGGAAGCAG ACCGCTGTCCTTGAGTCGCTGTCCCTCCTGCGACAAAATCTATGCAGTCTCTGACCCCACTCCTGCCTCGGAGAATCACTGCCCACAGGAATCTCTCTTCCTGAATCTTGAATTCTGCCTGCTGACCCCCA aTTGTTCCATGTGGCCTCAGAACCCACAGATGTTGGCAAGTCTCCAGCAAGCATTAGTGAGATCTATGGAGGAGAGCTGCTTCTGTGGCATCTGTCAATGCTACCTGCACG CTTCATTTCAAGCCTGGGAGATTGCTCTCATTGTTGTGGGGTCCATCTTTCTTGTACTGCTGTTAGCTGGAACAGCTTTCTATTGCATCAAAAG acGGCCTCAGAATTACACGACCATTGAGCTGAACGACCGCTGTGAGTTTATGGCAGACTTCTGA
- the LOC128401540 gene encoding uncharacterized protein LOC128401540 isoform X2 gives MGPGLLLASLFCVCFLLHEVDSLSLTENPKKQKAEHMLRINEVNADNPGIDTSEYVELYHISGQQTSLDGYSLVFYNGKGNMAYKVQDLGGFSTNNQGFFLLGSSTVIPKPSVILPNNTIQNGPDAIALYFGAKKLHEGMTVTNEGLVDALVHKSKMSDRADELVRVLTPGVEPFLEDPFFRTTDEALERCQATDSHWFFQAGAPTPAMDNHCIPFSQLNESAMLINEVNIVSSPGEFEFVELQGRPSTQVDGLVLVLIEGSTQEIYFVMEVHGKTSPDGLLLLGPGQFNSSVDLPFPQNTRRPLLRAGANAVALYRGTPASFAVGAAVSATDLLDALVYSTAESADLKLQDVLTPGKPLFHARERSQQNDTSVNRCVCCSVARDPSVYALGKPTPGQFNDCPKRRFGQTISFCLQVADCQEESLEKSKVQMFLSQALDKRCNCGVSPAYFKDPTVACQGPQLVFTAFLTARSTEQLSSLLKAFSLLIESKEVLHFGKWNGTTVKACLRDANMTDGPPVVVPERTTKATPLTELLINEVNSDNPGGREDTEYIELFYPGEAPFALQGYWLVLYNGKNNLAYKVINLSGYRTDERGYFLVGSTGVTPKPQIVLPDNTIQNGLDAVALYRSNPNATYKMNMPLTNVGLVDALVYKARGSDNADKLLAVLAPGQRVLLEDDSHSSQDESLSRCYSLRPRDHSSFQVTEMTPSQENACPPPVSNSTEETPQNHSVVINELGMANHTILYRFIELKGNPGVSLKGYTLMFFSGHNAIPYSTIHLQGTFGSNGLFLILPEGQSKTITPHEQRVMPSVWSNPSLQQVTHSVALSRHALNGTMEEHLKDVAVYTWEMGTSQAHPRLSEPIHFVSREGSRPLSLSRCPSCDKIYAVSDPTPASENHCPQESLFLNLEFCLLTPNCSMWPQNPQMLASLQQALVRSMEESCFCGICQCYLHGVTFTCLNSTLKVSGQVWARSPEQRQRLVQWHSHFSTSPHPFAVDGKPLKANAACASLGKTAQRSEASFQAWEIALIVVGSIFLVLLLAGTAFYCIKRRPQNYTTIELNDRCEFMADF, from the exons ATGGGGCCTGGCCTATTACTGGCATCTCTGTTCTGTGTGTGCTTCTTGCTGCATGAGGTGGATTCTCTGAGCCTCACTGAGAACCCTAAGAAACAGAAGGCAGAGCACATGCTCCGCATTAATGAGGTCAATGCAGATAACCCAGGAATCGACACCTCGGAGTATGTGGAGTTGTATCACATAAGTGGCCAGCAGACCTCTCTAGATGGCTACTCCTTGGTCTTTTACAATGGCAAGGGCAATATGGCCTACAAAGTCCAGGACCTCGGGGGCTTTTCCACCAATAACCAAGGCTTCTTCCTCTTGGGGTCCTCTACGGTCATTCCGAAGCCATCGGTGATCCTGCCTAACAACACAATCCAGAACGGGCCAGATGCTATTGCACTCTATTTTGGGGCAAAGAAGCTGCATGAAGGAATGACTGTCACCAACGAAGGGCTGGTGGATGCTTTGGTCCATAAGTCTAAAATGAGTGACAGAGCAGATGAGCTGGTCCGTGTTCTGACCCCAGGTGTGGAGCCTTTCCTGGAGGACCCTTTCTTCAGGACTACAGATGAGGCACTGGAGAGATGCCAAGCGACAGATTCTCATTGGTTCTTCCAAGCGGGTGCACCTACCCCAGCCATGGATAACCACTGCATCCCTTTTTCTCAACTGAACGAATCGGCCATGTTGATCAACGAGGTTAACATCGTGTCGTCCCCTGGAGAGTTTGAGTTTGTCGAGCTGCAAGGCCGTCCTTCAACTCAAGTAGATGGCTTGGTACTGGTGTTGATTGAGGGGAGCACCCAAGAGATTTACTTTGTGATGGAGGTGCATGGCAAGACATCCCCTGATGGGCTGCTTCTCCTTGGCCCAGGCCAGTTCAACTCCTCAG TTGACCTGCCATTCCCCCAGAACACCAGAAGACCCCTCCTCAGGGCAGGTGCCAATGCTGTTGCCCTGTACAGAGGGACCCCTGCCAGCTTTGCTGTGGGGGCTGCTGTGTCAGCAACAGACCTCCTGGATGCCTTGGTGTACTCTACAGCTGAAAGTGCCGATTTGAAACTGCAAGATGTCTTGACTCCCGGGAAGCCCCTCTTCCATGCAAGAGAGAG GTCCCAGCAAAATGATACATCTGTGAACCGCTGTGTCTGTTGTTCCGTTGCCCGGGATCCCTCCGTTTATGCTCTCGGCAAGCCCACGCCTGGGCAATTCAATGACTGTCCCAAGAGACGCTTTGGGCAAACCATTTCCTTCTGCCTTCAAGTTGCAG ATTGTCAGGAAGAGTCCCTGGAGAAAAGCAAGGTACAGATGTTTTTGTCCCAAGCCCTGGATAAACGATGCAACTGTGGAGTATCTCCTGCTTATTTCAAAG ATCCTACTGTAGCCTGTCAGGGCCCACAACTGGTTTTCACTGCTTTCCTGACTGCCAGGTCGACAGAGCAACTCAGCAGCCTGCTGAAGGCCTTCTCGCTTCTCATTGAGAGCAAGGAGGTGCTGCACTTTGGGAAATGGAACGGAACGACGGTGAAGGCTTGCTTGAGAGATGCTAACATGACAGATGGGCCTCCAG TGGTCGTGCCAGAAAGGACAACCAAAGCAACTCCCTTGACTGAGCTGCTTATCAACGAAGTGAATTCAGACAACCCGGGAGGCCGAGAGGACACTGAATACATCGAGCTCTTCTACCCCGGGGAAGCACCGTTTGCTCTCCAGGGCTACTGGCTTGTGCTTTACAATGGGAAGAACAACTTGGCTTACAAGGTGATAAACCTGTCGGGCTACAGGACCGACGAGCGGGGCTACTTCCTGGTGGGTAGCACTGGGGTGACCCCCAAGCCCCAGATTGTCCTGCCTGACAATACCATCCAGAATGGACTGGACGCTGTGGCTCTCTACCGCAGCAATCCCAACGCCACCTACAAAATGAACATGCCCCTAACCAATGTGGGGCTGGTGGATGCCCTCGTCTACAAGGCCCGGGGCTCAGACAACGCCGACAAGCTGCTTGCTGTTCTTGCCCCAGGCCAGAGGGTCCTGCTTGAAGAcgattctcacagcagccaagacGAGTCCCTCAGCCGATGTTACAGCCTGCGGCCGAGAGACCACAGCAGCTTCCAG GTGACAGAAATGACTCCTTCCCAGGAAAATGCTTGCCCACCTCCTGTCTCAAATTCCACAGAGGAAACGCCCCAGAACCACTCAGTCGTAATCAATGAACTGGGCATGGCCAACCACACCATTCTGTACCGATTCATTGAGCTGAAAGGGAATCCTGGTGTCAGCTTGAAAGGGTACACCTTGATGTTCTTTTCCGGGCACAATGCCATACCATACAGCACTATTCATCTGCAGGGCACATTTGGAAGCAATGGTTTGTTCCTCATCTTGCCAGAAGGACAGTCCAAGACTATCACGCCTCACG AGCAACGAGTGATGCCCTCTGTTTGGAGCAATCCCTCCTTGCAACAAGTGACCCATTCTGTGGCACTCTCCAGGCATGCTCTGAATGGCACTATGGAGGAGCACCTCAAAGATGTTGCCGTTTATACATGGGAGATGGGTACAAGCCAAGCTCATCCTCGTCTTTCTGAACCGATCCACTTTGTATCTAGGGAAGGAAGCAG ACCGCTGTCCTTGAGTCGCTGTCCCTCCTGCGACAAAATCTATGCAGTCTCTGACCCCACTCCTGCCTCGGAGAATCACTGCCCACAGGAATCTCTCTTCCTGAATCTTGAATTCTGCCTGCTGACCCCCA aTTGTTCCATGTGGCCTCAGAACCCACAGATGTTGGCAAGTCTCCAGCAAGCATTAGTGAGATCTATGGAGGAGAGCTGCTTCTGTGGCATCTGTCAATGCTACCTGCACG GGGTTACGTTCACCTGCCTTAATTCCACCCTGAAAGTCTCTGGCCAGGTGTGGGCCAGGTCACCTGAGCAGCGCCAGCGCCTCGTTCAGTGGCATTCTCACTTTTCCACAAGTCCCCACCCCTTTGCTGTGGACGGAAAGCCCCTCAAAGCGAATGCTGCATGTGCATCTCTGGGGAAAACAGCGCAGAGGTCTGAGG CTTCATTTCAAGCCTGGGAGATTGCTCTCATTGTTGTGGGGTCCATCTTTCTTGTACTGCTGTTAGCTGGAACAGCTTTCTATTGCATCAAAAG acGGCCTCAGAATTACACGACCATTGAGCTGAACGACCGCTGTGAGTTTATGGCAGACTTCTGA
- the LOC128401540 gene encoding uncharacterized protein LOC128401540 isoform X1, whose product MGPGLLLASLFCVCFLLHEVDSLSLTENPKKQKAEHMLRINEVNADNPGIDTSEYVELYHISGQQTSLDGYSLVFYNGKGNMAYKVQDLGGFSTNNQGFFLLGSSTVIPKPSVILPNNTIQNGPDAIALYFGAKKLHEGMTVTNEGLVDALVHKSKMSDRADELVRVLTPGVEPFLEDPFFRTTDEALERCQATDSHWFFQAGAPTPAMDNHCIPFSQLNESAMLINEVNIVSSPGEFEFVELQGRPSTQVDGLVLVLIEGSTQEIYFVMEVHGKTSPDGLLLLGPGQFNSSVDLPFPQNTRRPLLRAGANAVALYRGTPASFAVGAAVSATDLLDALVYSTAESADLKLQDVLTPGKPLFHARERSQQNDTSVNRCVCCSVARDPSVYALGKPTPGQFNDCPKRRFGQTISFCLQVADCQEESLEKSKVQMFLSQALDKRCNCGVSPAYFKDPTVACQGPQLVFTAFLTARSTEQLSSLLKAFSLLIESKEVLHFGKWNGTTVKACLRDANMTDGPPGTPVVVPERTTKATPLTELLINEVNSDNPGGREDTEYIELFYPGEAPFALQGYWLVLYNGKNNLAYKVINLSGYRTDERGYFLVGSTGVTPKPQIVLPDNTIQNGLDAVALYRSNPNATYKMNMPLTNVGLVDALVYKARGSDNADKLLAVLAPGQRVLLEDDSHSSQDESLSRCYSLRPRDHSSFQVTEMTPSQENACPPPVSNSTEETPQNHSVVINELGMANHTILYRFIELKGNPGVSLKGYTLMFFSGHNAIPYSTIHLQGTFGSNGLFLILPEGQSKTITPHEQRVMPSVWSNPSLQQVTHSVALSRHALNGTMEEHLKDVAVYTWEMGTSQAHPRLSEPIHFVSREGSRPLSLSRCPSCDKIYAVSDPTPASENHCPQESLFLNLEFCLLTPNCSMWPQNPQMLASLQQALVRSMEESCFCGICQCYLHGVTFTCLNSTLKVSGQVWARSPEQRQRLVQWHSHFSTSPHPFAVDGKPLKANAACASLGKTAQRSEASFQAWEIALIVVGSIFLVLLLAGTAFYCIKRRPQNYTTIELNDRCEFMADF is encoded by the exons ATGGGGCCTGGCCTATTACTGGCATCTCTGTTCTGTGTGTGCTTCTTGCTGCATGAGGTGGATTCTCTGAGCCTCACTGAGAACCCTAAGAAACAGAAGGCAGAGCACATGCTCCGCATTAATGAGGTCAATGCAGATAACCCAGGAATCGACACCTCGGAGTATGTGGAGTTGTATCACATAAGTGGCCAGCAGACCTCTCTAGATGGCTACTCCTTGGTCTTTTACAATGGCAAGGGCAATATGGCCTACAAAGTCCAGGACCTCGGGGGCTTTTCCACCAATAACCAAGGCTTCTTCCTCTTGGGGTCCTCTACGGTCATTCCGAAGCCATCGGTGATCCTGCCTAACAACACAATCCAGAACGGGCCAGATGCTATTGCACTCTATTTTGGGGCAAAGAAGCTGCATGAAGGAATGACTGTCACCAACGAAGGGCTGGTGGATGCTTTGGTCCATAAGTCTAAAATGAGTGACAGAGCAGATGAGCTGGTCCGTGTTCTGACCCCAGGTGTGGAGCCTTTCCTGGAGGACCCTTTCTTCAGGACTACAGATGAGGCACTGGAGAGATGCCAAGCGACAGATTCTCATTGGTTCTTCCAAGCGGGTGCACCTACCCCAGCCATGGATAACCACTGCATCCCTTTTTCTCAACTGAACGAATCGGCCATGTTGATCAACGAGGTTAACATCGTGTCGTCCCCTGGAGAGTTTGAGTTTGTCGAGCTGCAAGGCCGTCCTTCAACTCAAGTAGATGGCTTGGTACTGGTGTTGATTGAGGGGAGCACCCAAGAGATTTACTTTGTGATGGAGGTGCATGGCAAGACATCCCCTGATGGGCTGCTTCTCCTTGGCCCAGGCCAGTTCAACTCCTCAG TTGACCTGCCATTCCCCCAGAACACCAGAAGACCCCTCCTCAGGGCAGGTGCCAATGCTGTTGCCCTGTACAGAGGGACCCCTGCCAGCTTTGCTGTGGGGGCTGCTGTGTCAGCAACAGACCTCCTGGATGCCTTGGTGTACTCTACAGCTGAAAGTGCCGATTTGAAACTGCAAGATGTCTTGACTCCCGGGAAGCCCCTCTTCCATGCAAGAGAGAG GTCCCAGCAAAATGATACATCTGTGAACCGCTGTGTCTGTTGTTCCGTTGCCCGGGATCCCTCCGTTTATGCTCTCGGCAAGCCCACGCCTGGGCAATTCAATGACTGTCCCAAGAGACGCTTTGGGCAAACCATTTCCTTCTGCCTTCAAGTTGCAG ATTGTCAGGAAGAGTCCCTGGAGAAAAGCAAGGTACAGATGTTTTTGTCCCAAGCCCTGGATAAACGATGCAACTGTGGAGTATCTCCTGCTTATTTCAAAG ATCCTACTGTAGCCTGTCAGGGCCCACAACTGGTTTTCACTGCTTTCCTGACTGCCAGGTCGACAGAGCAACTCAGCAGCCTGCTGAAGGCCTTCTCGCTTCTCATTGAGAGCAAGGAGGTGCTGCACTTTGGGAAATGGAACGGAACGACGGTGAAGGCTTGCTTGAGAGATGCTAACATGACAGATGGGCCTCCAGGTACTCCAG TGGTCGTGCCAGAAAGGACAACCAAAGCAACTCCCTTGACTGAGCTGCTTATCAACGAAGTGAATTCAGACAACCCGGGAGGCCGAGAGGACACTGAATACATCGAGCTCTTCTACCCCGGGGAAGCACCGTTTGCTCTCCAGGGCTACTGGCTTGTGCTTTACAATGGGAAGAACAACTTGGCTTACAAGGTGATAAACCTGTCGGGCTACAGGACCGACGAGCGGGGCTACTTCCTGGTGGGTAGCACTGGGGTGACCCCCAAGCCCCAGATTGTCCTGCCTGACAATACCATCCAGAATGGACTGGACGCTGTGGCTCTCTACCGCAGCAATCCCAACGCCACCTACAAAATGAACATGCCCCTAACCAATGTGGGGCTGGTGGATGCCCTCGTCTACAAGGCCCGGGGCTCAGACAACGCCGACAAGCTGCTTGCTGTTCTTGCCCCAGGCCAGAGGGTCCTGCTTGAAGAcgattctcacagcagccaagacGAGTCCCTCAGCCGATGTTACAGCCTGCGGCCGAGAGACCACAGCAGCTTCCAG GTGACAGAAATGACTCCTTCCCAGGAAAATGCTTGCCCACCTCCTGTCTCAAATTCCACAGAGGAAACGCCCCAGAACCACTCAGTCGTAATCAATGAACTGGGCATGGCCAACCACACCATTCTGTACCGATTCATTGAGCTGAAAGGGAATCCTGGTGTCAGCTTGAAAGGGTACACCTTGATGTTCTTTTCCGGGCACAATGCCATACCATACAGCACTATTCATCTGCAGGGCACATTTGGAAGCAATGGTTTGTTCCTCATCTTGCCAGAAGGACAGTCCAAGACTATCACGCCTCACG AGCAACGAGTGATGCCCTCTGTTTGGAGCAATCCCTCCTTGCAACAAGTGACCCATTCTGTGGCACTCTCCAGGCATGCTCTGAATGGCACTATGGAGGAGCACCTCAAAGATGTTGCCGTTTATACATGGGAGATGGGTACAAGCCAAGCTCATCCTCGTCTTTCTGAACCGATCCACTTTGTATCTAGGGAAGGAAGCAG ACCGCTGTCCTTGAGTCGCTGTCCCTCCTGCGACAAAATCTATGCAGTCTCTGACCCCACTCCTGCCTCGGAGAATCACTGCCCACAGGAATCTCTCTTCCTGAATCTTGAATTCTGCCTGCTGACCCCCA aTTGTTCCATGTGGCCTCAGAACCCACAGATGTTGGCAAGTCTCCAGCAAGCATTAGTGAGATCTATGGAGGAGAGCTGCTTCTGTGGCATCTGTCAATGCTACCTGCACG GGGTTACGTTCACCTGCCTTAATTCCACCCTGAAAGTCTCTGGCCAGGTGTGGGCCAGGTCACCTGAGCAGCGCCAGCGCCTCGTTCAGTGGCATTCTCACTTTTCCACAAGTCCCCACCCCTTTGCTGTGGACGGAAAGCCCCTCAAAGCGAATGCTGCATGTGCATCTCTGGGGAAAACAGCGCAGAGGTCTGAGG CTTCATTTCAAGCCTGGGAGATTGCTCTCATTGTTGTGGGGTCCATCTTTCTTGTACTGCTGTTAGCTGGAACAGCTTTCTATTGCATCAAAAG acGGCCTCAGAATTACACGACCATTGAGCTGAACGACCGCTGTGAGTTTATGGCAGACTTCTGA